A region of Malaciobacter marinus DNA encodes the following proteins:
- a CDS encoding ABC transporter ATP-binding protein, which translates to MNVIKVRNLYTSFDKNVIHNNISFDIKKNEIFGILGGSGSGKTVLIKQIVMLQKIQKGEIIFLNENLSNLTLKKEENLKLQFSYLFQFGALYSFLNVLENVQVILKEYTKLPKDLITKIALTNLNMVGLDISSAYLYPSQLSGGMKKKVALARALANQPKILFLDEPTSGLDPSSTIQFNDLIKKLKNTLDLTIIIITHDLDTIKSTLDRFIILKDTKIHFNGTLTQALESKDKITRSFLTFKKDSYANKN; encoded by the coding sequence ATGAATGTAATAAAAGTAAGAAACTTATATACAAGTTTTGATAAAAATGTAATTCATAATAATATTAGTTTTGATATCAAAAAAAATGAAATTTTTGGTATTTTAGGAGGTAGTGGATCTGGAAAAACTGTCCTAATTAAACAAATTGTAATGTTACAAAAAATACAAAAGGGTGAAATTATATTTTTAAATGAGAACCTAAGTAATTTAACTTTAAAAAAAGAAGAAAATTTAAAATTACAATTTTCATATCTTTTTCAATTTGGAGCTTTATACTCTTTTTTAAATGTTCTTGAAAATGTTCAGGTTATTCTAAAAGAGTACACAAAACTTCCAAAAGATTTAATAACTAAAATTGCTTTAACAAACTTAAATATGGTTGGTCTTGATATAAGTAGTGCATATTTATATCCATCACAATTAAGTGGAGGTATGAAAAAAAAAGTTGCACTTGCAAGAGCATTAGCAAATCAACCAAAAATACTTTTTCTAGATGAACCAACTAGTGGATTAGATCCATCAAGTACTATTCAATTTAATGATTTGATAAAAAAATTAAAGAACACATTAGATTTAACAATAATAATAATTACCCATGATTTAGATACAATTAAATCAACATTAGATAGATTTATAATATTAAAAGATACAAAAATACATTTTAATGGAACACTTACTCAAGCTTTAGAGAGTAAAGATAAAATTACAAGAAGTTTTTTAACATTTAAAAAGGATTCTTATGCAAACAAGAATTAA
- a CDS encoding MlaD family protein — protein sequence MQTRINFFKIGTFVIVLFVLMLIFIFWLGKYAFVVTKQDSYMIYFKESVSGLNIDSPVKFKGVQVGKVENISINPKNSQEIKIKISVIENTPIKKDNYATLGTLGLTGLKYIELKGGSKDSNLIQENKYNERVINSKISVLGNLENSSKDISKQLTQLLIQTRILFSNENINNFSELLNASKQTAVNTQEITQYIINNENKLTQILNNLNDLSITSKSSFNNMSDSANSVKESALKVMELSQKVLNEVEKGSFDLKTISQSTINNFNDVLNQFENSLIKSEELIEQLKENPSDILFKKNKQKLGPGE from the coding sequence ATGCAAACAAGAATTAATTTTTTTAAAATAGGTACTTTTGTAATAGTACTATTTGTCCTTATGTTAATTTTTATATTTTGGTTAGGGAAATATGCATTTGTAGTTACAAAACAAGATAGTTATATGATCTATTTTAAAGAATCTGTATCAGGATTAAATATTGACTCTCCTGTTAAATTTAAAGGAGTACAAGTTGGAAAAGTAGAAAACATATCAATTAATCCTAAAAATTCCCAAGAGATAAAAATAAAAATTTCTGTAATAGAAAATACGCCTATTAAAAAAGATAATTACGCAACTTTGGGAACGCTTGGATTAACTGGATTAAAATATATTGAATTAAAAGGTGGAAGTAAAGATTCTAATCTTATACAAGAAAATAAATATAATGAAAGAGTAATTAATTCAAAAATCTCCGTTTTAGGAAACTTAGAAAATTCAAGCAAAGATATCTCAAAACAACTTACACAATTGCTTATTCAAACAAGAATACTTTTTAGTAATGAAAATATAAATAATTTTTCAGAATTACTAAATGCTAGTAAACAAACAGCAGTTAATACTCAAGAAATAACACAATATATAATTAATAATGAAAACAAATTAACACAAATTCTAAATAATTTAAATGATTTATCAATTACGAGTAAAAGTTCTTTTAATAATATGTCTGATTCTGCAAATAGTGTTAAAGAATCTGCTCTTAAAGTAATGGAACTCTCACAAAAAGTATTAAATGAAGTAGAAAAAGGTTCTTTTGATTTAAAAACTATTTCTCAATCAACTATTAATAATTTTAATGATGTTTTAAATCAATTTGAAAATAGTTTGATAAAAAGTGAAGAGTTAATAGAACAATTAAAAGAAAATCCAAGTGATATTTTATTTAAGAAAAATAAGCAAAAACTTGGACCAGGAGAATAA
- a CDS encoding response regulator transcription factor — translation MVNSILKDLVVLYVEDQKDAQDELKHVFDRTFKKTIVANNGDEGLKKFLMHKKRNYNIDVVVTDINMPKLNGIDMIKEVKKYDKDVKFVLTTAHTDPEYLLDSIELGVTAYVTKPINIMQLLEKIEYAYKQKIDNDKLNRIINKMKEHNIKEVEEFFDILDKETKKEESNENLYLSDGFSYNFKNKVLLKDNKTISLVNQEIMLLEYFINNSNKILSYEELLQAISINNSENTSLNNLRTVIKSLRKKSSKELIMNLSGVGYKLILE, via the coding sequence ATGGTAAACAGTATATTAAAAGATTTAGTTGTACTTTATGTTGAAGATCAAAAAGATGCACAAGATGAATTAAAGCATGTATTTGATAGAACTTTTAAAAAAACAATAGTAGCTAATAATGGTGATGAAGGATTAAAGAAGTTTCTAATGCACAAAAAAAGAAACTATAATATTGATGTTGTAGTTACTGATATTAACATGCCAAAACTAAATGGTATAGATATGATTAAGGAAGTTAAAAAATATGACAAGGATGTTAAATTTGTTTTAACTACGGCACATACTGACCCTGAATATTTATTAGATTCAATTGAATTAGGTGTAACAGCTTATGTAACAAAACCAATTAATATAATGCAATTATTAGAAAAAATTGAATATGCGTATAAACAAAAAATAGATAATGATAAATTAAATAGAATAATAAATAAAATGAAAGAGCACAATATAAAAGAAGTGGAAGAGTTTTTTGATATTTTAGATAAAGAAACAAAAAAAGAAGAGTCAAATGAAAATTTATATTTATCTGATGGTTTTTCTTATAATTTTAAAAATAAAGTTCTTTTGAAAGATAATAAAACAATTTCATTAGTTAATCAAGAAATTATGTTATTAGAATACTTTATAAATAATTCAAATAAAATTTTATCATATGAAGAGTTACTTCAAGCAATATCAATTAATAATAGTGAGAATACTAGTTTAAATAATTTACGTACTGTAATTAAATCATTAAGAAAAAAATCTTCAAAAGAATTAATTATGAATTTGTCTGGTGTAGGCTATAAGTTAATTTTAGAGTAA
- a CDS encoding tRNA pseudouridine(13) synthase TruD: MIKRVYFQNHKSLNFDFFQNENDFIVEEMPIEFTLKGNFLILKIKKVNLGTWDLIDLISNFLRIDKNEVGYAGLKDKNATTTQYISIPKRYSKDIKKFKHKKVQILETYLHKEKLNIGHLKGNRFKINLKKVDFDTLILIQNCIKNIKKTGMANYFGFQRFGRDIEENIEKAKQLVSGNLHIKDRKLEKMLISAYQSAFFNSWLVKRISLQKDKFKLIDGDVFHDLKKDKFFTSSKITSTLEENFDKKVVCPTGLLPGRKVFKATLKSREIEERFDDSSIYEKGYRRDALVFVKINDIKYNKATQECLIDFILPKGSYATVFIENIANKNFNS; encoded by the coding sequence ATGATTAAAAGAGTCTATTTTCAAAATCATAAAAGCCTAAATTTTGATTTTTTTCAAAATGAGAATGATTTTATAGTAGAAGAAATGCCAATTGAATTCACTTTAAAAGGTAATTTCTTAATTTTGAAAATAAAAAAAGTAAATTTAGGTACATGGGACTTAATAGATTTAATCTCTAATTTTTTGAGAATAGATAAAAATGAAGTAGGATATGCAGGTTTAAAAGATAAAAATGCTACAACTACACAATATATATCTATTCCAAAAAGGTATTCAAAAGATATTAAAAAATTTAAGCACAAAAAAGTTCAAATTTTAGAAACATATTTACACAAAGAGAAGTTAAATATTGGTCATTTAAAAGGCAATAGATTTAAAATTAATCTTAAAAAAGTAGATTTTGATACATTAATTTTGATTCAAAATTGTATTAAAAATATCAAAAAAACTGGTATGGCAAACTATTTTGGTTTTCAAAGATTTGGAAGGGATATTGAAGAAAATATAGAAAAAGCTAAGCAATTAGTTTCAGGAAATCTTCATATAAAAGATAGAAAATTAGAAAAAATGCTTATATCTGCATATCAAAGTGCATTTTTTAATTCATGGTTAGTTAAAAGAATAAGTTTGCAAAAAGATAAGTTTAAACTTATTGATGGAGATGTCTTTCATGATTTAAAAAAAGATAAATTTTTTACATCATCAAAAATAACTTCAACTTTAGAAGAAAATTTTGATAAAAAAGTAGTTTGTCCAACTGGTTTACTTCCTGGAAGAAAAGTCTTTAAAGCAACTTTAAAATCAAGAGAAATTGAAGAGAGATTTGATGATAGTAGTATTTATGAAAAAGGCTACAGAAGAGATGCTCTTGTTTTTGTAAAGATTAATGATATAAAGTATAACAAAGCTACTCAAGAGTGCTTAATAGACTTTATACTACCTAAAGGATCATATGCAACTGTTTTTATTGAAAACATTGCAAATAAAAATTTTAATTCTTAA
- a CDS encoding diguanylate cyclase, whose translation MQNRYLEYFNDSPTLFIKFKGNSSKVEYITNNVTTLLGYTLEEVLDSNFSFENIIHKGDYKLIKDEIKELEFSNEIELSPYRVLTKNSNYIWIKEIRKKFYDNKINENHICSYISNITKEVNLKKNLFYTNKIIKTVYDNSVHLIALLKPNGTLIKANKTALEFINKDEKEIINKKFWDTNWWDESQKQIIKKDLKKASKGFLVHSEKKVLDEYYIELTIKPVYDENRVIYLVCEGKDITQAKKKEKKINHYNEIINKQLISITNKEGIIKECSDAFCELTGYDKNELVGKKHNILKHPNNNNDDKYKDLWETITLNRTWKGKLKNKTKDGRSFWVENTITPNCDENGNIESYTAIYNNITTNKKIKEKLITDELTGIYNRRYFNKIFKKYYKKFQKYNEKFVLMIVDIDYFKQYNDNYGHSKGDEVLKDVAQTLKLNLRKCDYVFRIGGEEFAILVAINRHNVSKIIANKLKEAIYNLNIIHEFSFYRRLTISVGIKQINEKLLLKNKIEIFNEADKALYKAKQNGRNRVFTFFDT comes from the coding sequence ATGCAAAATAGATATTTAGAATACTTTAATGATAGTCCAACACTTTTTATAAAATTTAAAGGCAATAGTAGCAAAGTTGAATATATTACGAATAATGTTACAACTTTATTAGGGTATACATTAGAAGAAGTTTTAGACTCTAATTTTTCTTTTGAAAATATTATTCATAAAGGCGATTATAAATTAATAAAAGATGAGATAAAAGAATTAGAGTTTTCTAATGAAATTGAATTGTCACCTTATAGAGTATTAACTAAAAATAGTAATTATATTTGGATTAAAGAAATAAGAAAAAAGTTTTATGATAATAAAATAAATGAAAATCATATATGCTCATATATTTCAAATATAACAAAAGAGGTAAATTTAAAAAAGAACCTTTTTTATACAAATAAAATAATAAAAACAGTTTATGATAATTCTGTACATTTAATAGCATTACTTAAACCAAATGGTACACTAATTAAAGCAAATAAAACTGCATTAGAATTTATTAATAAAGATGAAAAGGAAATTATTAATAAAAAGTTTTGGGACACTAACTGGTGGGATGAGAGTCAAAAACAAATTATAAAAAAAGATCTTAAGAAGGCAAGTAAGGGATTTTTGGTTCATAGTGAAAAAAAAGTATTAGATGAGTATTATATTGAACTTACTATAAAACCTGTTTATGATGAAAATAGAGTAATATATCTTGTTTGTGAGGGTAAAGATATTACACAAGCAAAAAAGAAAGAAAAGAAAATAAATCATTATAATGAAATAATAAACAAGCAGTTAATTAGTATTACAAATAAAGAAGGAATAATTAAAGAGTGCAGTGATGCTTTTTGTGAATTAACTGGATATGATAAAAATGAGTTAGTTGGTAAAAAGCATAATATATTAAAACATCCAAATAATAATAATGATGATAAATACAAAGATTTATGGGAAACGATTACTTTAAATAGAACATGGAAAGGAAAGTTAAAAAATAAAACAAAAGATGGAAGGTCATTTTGGGTAGAAAATACTATTACTCCAAATTGTGATGAGAATGGCAATATTGAAAGTTATACTGCTATTTATAATAATATAACTACTAATAAAAAAATAAAAGAAAAACTAATCACTGATGAGTTAACTGGAATATATAATAGAAGATATTTTAATAAAATATTTAAAAAATATTATAAAAAATTCCAAAAATACAATGAAAAATTTGTTTTAATGATTGTAGATATTGATTATTTCAAGCAATATAATGATAATTATGGACACTCAAAAGGTGATGAAGTATTAAAAGATGTTGCACAAACTTTAAAATTAAATTTAAGAAAATGTGATTATGTATTTAGAATAGGTGGCGAAGAGTTTGCAATTCTTGTTGCAATAAATAGACATAATGTATCAAAGATAATAGCAAATAAACTAAAAGAAGCAATTTATAACTTAAATATTATACATGAATTTAGTTTTTATAGAAGATTGACAATTAGTGTAGGAATAAAACAAATAAACGAAAAGCTTTTATTAAAAAATAAAATTGAAATTTTTAATGAAGCAGATAAAGCATTATATAAAGCAAAACAAAATGGTAGGAACAGAGTTTTTACTTTTTTCGATACTTAA
- the dksA gene encoding RNA polymerase-binding protein DksA, with translation MPNTKQINELKVILLDRKEKLLKNILGSRENIDLLKGQDVKDDLDYAEVVSDSFTEGMIANHHLKELEEIELALKKVEDRSYGICDMCGVVIPLGRLKAKPYAKYCTECRTAFEAEQAKGK, from the coding sequence ATGCCAAACACAAAACAGATTAACGAATTAAAAGTTATTTTACTTGATAGAAAAGAAAAACTTTTAAAAAATATTTTGGGAAGTAGAGAAAATATTGATTTACTAAAAGGTCAAGATGTAAAAGATGATCTTGATTATGCTGAAGTTGTGTCTGATTCATTTACAGAAGGTATGATTGCTAACCACCATTTAAAAGAGTTAGAAGAGATTGAATTAGCTTTAAAAAAAGTAGAAGATAGAAGCTATGGGATATGTGATATGTGTGGAGTTGTTATACCTCTTGGAAGGTTAAAAGCAAAACCTTATGCAAAGTATTGTACTGAATGTAGAACAGCTTTTGAAGCTGAACAAGCTAAAGGTAAATAA
- a CDS encoding AzlC family ABC transporter permease: protein MKNEIKNGFMANLPISVSVFTYGAVLGIICTSKGISFLQLALMNIFIFAGSAQFLIVDMLSNPINISIIIWSALLINLRYFLIGASLNEFFRNSSLKKKAFIMHFVTDESWAITMSKKDENLSVYFLLGGGLCIFIVWFLGTLSGYYFGEFISNPKLFGLDFAFLALFTAIITSMYKTKNDLVIYLFTAFIAVIFEKIIPNMSYIIISALSGSFLYVYLNKRSCNE from the coding sequence ATGAAAAATGAAATAAAAAATGGATTTATGGCAAATTTGCCAATTAGCGTAAGTGTTTTTACATATGGTGCAGTACTTGGAATTATATGTACTTCAAAAGGTATTAGTTTTTTACAGTTAGCTTTAATGAATATTTTCATTTTTGCTGGATCTGCACAATTTTTAATTGTTGATATGTTAAGTAATCCTATAAATATTTCTATTATTATATGGAGTGCTTTACTTATTAATCTTAGGTACTTTTTAATAGGAGCATCATTAAATGAATTTTTTAGAAATAGTAGTTTGAAAAAAAAAGCTTTTATTATGCACTTTGTCACTGATGAATCATGGGCAATAACCATGAGTAAAAAAGATGAAAACTTAAGTGTATATTTCCTATTGGGAGGAGGATTATGTATATTTATAGTATGGTTTCTTGGAACTTTAAGTGGATACTATTTTGGTGAGTTTATTTCAAATCCAAAATTATTTGGTTTAGATTTTGCATTTTTAGCACTATTTACTGCAATAATAACAAGTATGTATAAAACAAAAAATGATTTAGTTATTTATTTATTCACTGCATTTATTGCAGTTATTTTTGAAAAAATCATACCAAATATGTCATATATAATAATCTCTGCATTATCTGGCTCTTTTTTATATGTATATTTAAATAAAAGAAGCTGTAATGAGTAG
- a CDS encoding AraC family transcriptional regulator produces the protein MKKSNKIVHNIKFSKPKLNKDIIIYEGHFNNFNYDKHVHEEYTISLIEKGHMNAFLKGFNHKFDKSSIITINPDEVHACAIANNNEYKHRSLYLKPETINEILKYNFSKKQLSFRDFHFNNEHIYNRLSFLINHDNIPYINTLTWECELIGIINSILQINSKAINLIELPSNHLLIQKVKDYLHDNFYMQISLDDISKEFGISKYHFIRLFKKHTFVSVHAYLMLIRIEKAKQFLQKGISLIDTAYMCGFNDQSHLNKRFKAITGLTPGEYKKFFN, from the coding sequence ATGAAAAAGTCAAATAAAATAGTTCACAACATAAAATTCTCAAAACCAAAACTTAACAAAGATATTATTATATATGAAGGTCATTTTAATAATTTCAATTATGATAAACATGTACATGAAGAGTATACAATTAGTCTTATTGAAAAAGGTCATATGAATGCTTTTTTAAAAGGTTTTAATCATAAATTTGACAAATCTTCAATAATCACAATAAATCCAGATGAAGTGCATGCTTGTGCTATTGCAAATAATAATGAGTATAAACATCGTTCATTATATTTAAAGCCTGAAACTATTAATGAAATACTTAAATATAATTTTTCTAAAAAACAATTATCTTTTCGTGATTTTCACTTTAATAATGAACACATCTACAATAGATTATCTTTTTTAATTAATCATGACAATATTCCTTATATTAATACACTTACATGGGAGTGTGAACTAATTGGTATTATAAATTCTATTTTACAAATAAATTCTAAAGCAATTAACTTAATTGAGTTACCATCTAACCATTTATTAATACAAAAAGTGAAAGATTATCTACATGATAACTTTTACATGCAAATATCCTTAGATGATATATCAAAAGAGTTTGGAATATCTAAGTACCATTTTATTAGGCTTTTTAAAAAGCATACCTTTGTATCAGTTCATGCGTATTTGATGCTAATAAGAATTGAAAAAGCTAAACAGTTTTTACAAAAAGGCATTAGTCTTATTGATACAGCATATATGTGTGGGTTCAATGATCAAAGTCATTTAAACAAAAGATTTAAAGCAATCACTGGTTTAACGCCAGGAGAATACAAAAAATTTTTTAATTAG